A single genomic interval of Streptomyces sp. NBC_00663 harbors:
- a CDS encoding ABC transporter ATP-binding protein: MTTTPIADRTTTVAARATDLSKIYGQGETQVVALDRVSVEFRQAEFTAIMGPSGSGKSTLMHCVAGLDTFSSGSVRIGDTELGSLKDKQLTKLRRDKIGFIFQAFNLLPTLTALENITLPMDIAGRKPDKQWLESVIQMVGLKDRLSHRPSQLSGGQQQRVAVARALASRPDIIFGDEPTGNLDSRSGAEVLGFLRNSVRELGQTVVMVTHDPVAAAYADRVVFLADGRIVDEMYRPTADNVLDFMKQFDAKGRTS, translated from the coding sequence GTGACCACCACCCCCATCGCCGACCGGACCACCACCGTGGCCGCGCGCGCCACGGATCTGTCGAAGATCTACGGACAGGGCGAGACCCAGGTGGTCGCCCTCGACCGGGTCTCCGTCGAGTTCCGGCAGGCCGAGTTCACCGCGATCATGGGCCCGTCGGGCTCCGGCAAGTCCACCCTGATGCACTGTGTGGCCGGACTCGACACCTTCTCCTCCGGCTCCGTGCGCATCGGCGACACCGAGCTCGGCTCGCTCAAGGACAAGCAGCTCACCAAGTTGCGCCGGGACAAGATCGGCTTCATCTTCCAGGCGTTCAACCTGCTGCCGACCCTGACCGCGCTGGAGAACATCACGCTGCCGATGGACATCGCGGGCCGCAAGCCCGACAAGCAGTGGCTGGAGTCCGTGATCCAGATGGTCGGTCTCAAGGACCGGCTCTCGCACCGGCCCTCCCAGCTCTCCGGTGGCCAGCAGCAGCGCGTCGCCGTCGCCCGCGCCCTCGCCTCCCGGCCCGACATCATCTTCGGCGACGAGCCGACCGGAAACCTCGACTCCCGCTCCGGCGCGGAGGTGCTGGGCTTTCTCCGCAACTCCGTGAGGGAGTTGGGGCAGACGGTGGTCATGGTGACCCACGACCCGGTGGCCGCCGCGTACGCCGACCGTGTCGTGTTCCTCGCCGACGGGCGGATCGTCGACGAGATGTACCGGCCGACAGCGGACAACGTGCTTGATTTCATGAAGCAGTTCGACGCGAAGGGCCGTACCTCCTGA
- a CDS encoding 4-hydroxybenzoate 3-monooxygenase, translating into MRTTVGIIGAGPAGLLLARLLHNAGIDAVVLEARDRAYVEQRQRAGILEQGTVDVLRAAGAGERMDREGLRHDGIELRYDGKRHRVDFPALTGGRSVMVYAQTEVCKDLIALQLKEGGPLLFEAEALAVEGADSDSPAVRFRHEGREDVLECEYVVGCDGFWGVARKAVPEELVRVFERTYPFGWLGILADVPPSHDELVYARHDRGFALLSMRSPSVSRLYLQVPEGTDAEAWGDEEIWDELERRFETEDGWTLERGPLTQKSVTPMRSYVHEPMRHGRLFLAGDAAHIVPPTGAKGLNLAVGDVVTFARALSYKKDTGSAELLDAYSETCLRRVWQAERFSYDMTTLLHRSPDATPFEDRLQVARLERIATSVAAETDLAEGYTGFSFG; encoded by the coding sequence ATGCGCACCACCGTCGGCATCATCGGAGCCGGCCCCGCCGGCCTCCTCCTCGCCCGGCTGCTCCACAACGCGGGCATCGACGCGGTCGTCCTGGAAGCCCGCGACCGCGCTTACGTCGAGCAGCGTCAGCGGGCCGGGATCCTGGAGCAGGGGACCGTGGACGTGCTGCGCGCGGCCGGGGCCGGGGAGCGCATGGACCGCGAGGGACTGCGGCACGACGGGATCGAGCTGAGGTACGACGGGAAGCGGCACCGTGTCGACTTCCCCGCCCTCACCGGCGGCCGGTCCGTGATGGTGTACGCGCAGACCGAGGTCTGCAAGGACCTCATAGCCCTCCAGCTGAAGGAGGGCGGACCGCTGCTGTTCGAGGCGGAGGCGCTGGCCGTCGAGGGGGCCGACAGCGACAGTCCGGCCGTCCGCTTCCGGCACGAGGGGCGCGAGGACGTCCTGGAGTGCGAGTACGTCGTCGGGTGCGACGGGTTCTGGGGGGTGGCCCGCAAGGCGGTGCCCGAGGAACTCGTGCGCGTCTTCGAGCGGACGTACCCCTTCGGCTGGCTCGGCATCCTCGCCGACGTCCCGCCCTCGCACGACGAGCTCGTCTACGCCCGCCACGACCGCGGCTTCGCCCTCCTCTCCATGCGCTCGCCGTCCGTCTCCCGCCTCTACCTCCAGGTCCCCGAGGGCACCGACGCCGAGGCGTGGGGCGACGAGGAGATCTGGGACGAGCTGGAGCGCCGCTTCGAGACCGAGGACGGGTGGACGCTGGAACGGGGCCCCCTCACACAGAAGTCCGTCACACCCATGCGGTCCTACGTCCACGAGCCCATGCGGCACGGGCGGCTCTTCCTCGCCGGGGACGCCGCGCACATCGTGCCGCCGACCGGGGCGAAGGGGCTGAATCTGGCCGTCGGGGACGTCGTCACCTTCGCGCGGGCGCTGTCGTACAAGAAGGACACCGGTTCGGCCGAGCTGCTCGACGCCTACTCGGAGACCTGTCTGCGCCGGGTGTGGCAGGCCGAGCGGTTCTCGTACGACATGACGACCCTGCTGCACCGGTCACCCGACGCCACTCCTTTCGAGGACCGGCTCCAGGTGGCCCGGCTGGAGCGGATCGCCACGTCCGTGGCCGCCGAGACCGACCTCGCCGAGGGCTACACGGGGTTCTCCTTCGGGTGA
- a CDS encoding Bax inhibitor-1/YccA family protein, producing MRSSNPVFSRRGFSRDNGYAGFNAQPQAGGAAVGAQGNPYAQQPTGNPYAQNPYAQNPYAQQDLQHGAPPQAPVTTGRMTMDDVVMRTGTTLGVLIVTAAVAWATLPVDDANISRSYGIAIGAGLIGMVLALVQSFKRKASPALIVSYAAFEGVFLGVVSSVVDNRIASGAAMQAVIGTLAVFAAVLVAYRAGWIRVNRRFYGFVMAAALGFVLLMAVNLLFAVFGGGDGLGFRSGGLGIAFGIIGVLLGACFLALDFKQVEDGIAYGAPKEEAWLAAFGLTMTLVWIYMEFLRLISILNSD from the coding sequence ATGAGGAGCAGCAACCCGGTCTTCTCGCGACGGGGGTTCAGCCGCGACAACGGCTACGCGGGCTTCAACGCCCAGCCGCAGGCCGGGGGCGCAGCCGTGGGCGCGCAGGGCAACCCGTACGCCCAGCAGCCGACCGGCAACCCGTACGCGCAGAACCCCTACGCGCAGAACCCGTACGCCCAGCAGGACCTTCAGCACGGCGCGCCGCCGCAGGCCCCGGTCACCACCGGCCGGATGACGATGGACGACGTCGTCATGCGCACCGGTACGACCCTCGGTGTTCTCATCGTCACGGCCGCCGTCGCCTGGGCGACGCTGCCGGTCGACGACGCGAACATCAGCCGGTCCTACGGCATCGCCATCGGCGCCGGTCTGATCGGCATGGTGCTGGCGCTCGTCCAGTCCTTCAAGCGCAAGGCCTCGCCCGCGCTGATCGTGTCGTACGCCGCGTTCGAGGGTGTCTTCCTCGGCGTGGTCTCCAGCGTCGTCGACAACCGCATCGCGAGCGGTGCGGCCATGCAGGCCGTGATCGGCACGCTTGCCGTGTTCGCCGCGGTCCTCGTGGCGTACCGGGCGGGCTGGATCCGCGTCAACCGCCGCTTCTACGGCTTCGTGATGGCGGCGGCCCTCGGCTTCGTCCTGCTGATGGCCGTGAACCTGCTGTTCGCCGTCTTCGGCGGCGGTGACGGCCTCGGCTTCCGCAGCGGCGGCCTCGGCATCGCGTTCGGCATCATCGGCGTCCTGCTCGGCGCCTGCTTCCTGGCCCTCGACTTCAAGCAGGTCGAGGACGGCATCGCCTACGGCGCGCCGAAGGAGGAGGCCTGGCTGGCGGCGTTCGGTCTGACGATGACGCTGGTCTGGATCTACATGGAGTTCCTGAGGCTCATCTCGATCCTCAACAGCGACTGA
- a CDS encoding DUF4287 domain-containing protein: protein MSHVLSEETHRNMLARIPHCTGREVSDWIRTVEEGPALFRFEEKVSWLRHEHNLAYGHAKAIIHEYDLRRAARKFL from the coding sequence ATGTCCCACGTCCTCTCCGAGGAGACCCACCGCAACATGCTCGCCCGCATCCCTCACTGCACCGGTCGTGAAGTGTCCGACTGGATCCGCACCGTCGAAGAAGGCCCGGCTCTCTTCCGCTTCGAGGAAAAGGTCAGCTGGCTCCGCCACGAACACAACCTCGCGTACGGCCACGCGAAGGCGATCATCCACGAGTACGACCTGAGGAGGGCCGCGCGCAAGTTCCTCTAG
- a CDS encoding acetyl-CoA C-acetyltransferase produces the protein MPEAVIVSTARSPIGRAFKGSLKDLRPDDLTATIIQAALAKVPELDPRDIDDLHLGCGLPGGEQGNNLGRIVAVQMGMDHLPGCTVTRYCSSSLQTSRMALHAIKAGEGDVFISAGVEMVSRFTKGNSDSLPDTHNPLFAEAEARTAEVATQEGTTWHDPREDGLVPDAYIGMGQTAENLARLKGVTRQDMDEFGVRSQNLAEEAIKNGFWEREITPVTLPDGTVVSKDDGPRAGVTLEAVSGLKPVFRPDGLVTAGNCCPLNDGAAAVVIMSDTKARELGLTPLARIVSTGVSGLSPEIMGLGPVDASQQALRRAGLTIDDIDLVEINEAFAAQVIPSARDLNIPLEKLNVNGGAIAVGHPFGMTGARITGTLINSLQFHDKQFGLETMCVGGGQGMAMVIERLS, from the coding sequence ATGCCTGAAGCCGTGATCGTCTCGACCGCCCGCTCCCCGATCGGCCGCGCCTTCAAGGGCTCCCTCAAGGACCTGCGCCCGGACGACCTGACCGCCACGATCATCCAGGCGGCCCTGGCGAAGGTCCCCGAGCTGGACCCGAGGGACATCGACGACCTGCACCTGGGCTGCGGTCTGCCCGGCGGCGAGCAGGGCAACAACCTCGGCCGCATCGTCGCCGTACAGATGGGCATGGACCACCTCCCCGGCTGCACGGTGACCCGTTACTGTTCCTCGTCGCTCCAGACGAGCCGGATGGCCCTGCACGCCATCAAGGCCGGCGAGGGCGACGTCTTCATCTCGGCCGGTGTCGAGATGGTCTCCCGCTTCACCAAGGGCAACTCCGACAGCCTCCCGGACACGCACAACCCGCTGTTCGCCGAGGCCGAGGCCCGTACCGCCGAGGTCGCCACGCAGGAGGGCACGACCTGGCACGACCCGCGCGAGGACGGCCTCGTGCCGGACGCCTACATCGGCATGGGCCAGACCGCCGAGAACCTGGCCCGTCTCAAGGGCGTCACCCGCCAGGACATGGACGAGTTCGGCGTCCGCTCGCAGAACCTCGCCGAGGAAGCCATCAAGAACGGCTTCTGGGAGCGCGAGATCACCCCGGTCACGCTGCCCGACGGCACGGTCGTCTCCAAGGACGACGGCCCGCGCGCCGGCGTCACCCTGGAGGCCGTCAGCGGTCTGAAGCCGGTCTTCCGCCCCGACGGACTCGTCACCGCCGGCAACTGCTGCCCGCTGAACGACGGTGCCGCCGCGGTCGTCATCATGTCCGACACCAAGGCCCGCGAGCTCGGCCTCACCCCGCTCGCCCGCATCGTCTCCACCGGCGTCTCGGGCCTGTCCCCCGAGATCATGGGCCTCGGCCCGGTGGACGCCTCGCAGCAGGCGCTGCGCCGCGCCGGCCTCACCATCGACGACATCGACCTGGTCGAGATCAACGAGGCGTTCGCCGCGCAGGTGATCCCCTCCGCCCGCGACCTGAACATCCCGCTGGAGAAGCTGAACGTCAACGGCGGCGCCATCGCCGTCGGCCACCCCTTCGGCATGACGGGCGCCCGGATCACCGGCACGCTGATCAACTCCCTCCAGTTCCACGACAAGCAGTTCGGTCTGGAGACGATGTGCGTCGGCGGCGGCCAGGGCATGGCGATGGTCATCGAGCGCCTCAGCTGA
- a CDS encoding SGNH/GDSL hydrolase family protein, translating into MTSMSRARVARRIAAGAAYGGGGIGLVGAAAVGLLLAEVRLAKRQVGNGNGTSPHVPNAQGLYGLSYSVRGEPPLRLTMLGDSTAAGQGVHRSGQTPGALLASGLAAVAERPVDLHNVALPGARSDDLDRQVALVLADPGRLPDVCVIMIGANDVTHRMPPTRSVRHLSTAVRRLRTAGAEVVVGTCPDLGTVEQVPQPLRWLARRASRQLAAAQTIGTVEQGGRTVSLGDLLGPEFAANPRELFGPDNYHPSAEGYATAAMAVLPTVCAALGLWPADEERPDVSRREGFLPVARAAAEAVAEPGTEVTAAMPTGPKGPWALLKRRKRRRVPEPGPVSVHHPSRSAER; encoded by the coding sequence ATGACGAGCATGTCGAGGGCGAGGGTGGCCCGGCGGATCGCGGCAGGCGCGGCGTACGGCGGCGGCGGGATCGGTCTGGTCGGCGCGGCGGCCGTGGGTCTGCTGCTGGCCGAGGTGCGGCTGGCCAAACGGCAGGTGGGCAACGGCAACGGCACGTCGCCGCATGTGCCCAACGCGCAGGGCCTGTACGGCCTCTCCTATTCCGTCCGCGGTGAACCGCCGCTCAGGCTGACCATGCTGGGCGACTCCACGGCCGCGGGCCAGGGCGTGCACCGCTCGGGGCAGACGCCGGGCGCGCTGCTGGCCTCGGGTCTCGCCGCGGTGGCCGAGCGTCCGGTGGACCTGCACAACGTGGCACTGCCGGGCGCCCGCTCGGACGACCTGGACCGGCAGGTGGCCCTGGTTCTCGCGGACCCGGGCCGGCTGCCCGACGTCTGCGTGATCATGATCGGTGCGAACGACGTCACCCACCGGATGCCGCCGACCCGTTCCGTCCGCCATCTGTCCACGGCGGTACGGCGGCTGCGCACGGCCGGTGCGGAGGTGGTGGTGGGCACCTGTCCCGACCTCGGCACGGTGGAGCAGGTCCCGCAGCCCCTGCGCTGGCTGGCCCGCCGGGCCTCCCGTCAGCTGGCGGCCGCCCAGACGATCGGCACGGTCGAGCAGGGCGGTCGCACGGTGTCCCTGGGCGACCTGCTGGGCCCCGAGTTCGCGGCGAACCCGCGGGAGCTGTTCGGGCCGGACAACTACCACCCCTCGGCGGAGGGCTACGCGACCGCGGCGATGGCGGTGCTGCCGACGGTGTGCGCGGCCCTCGGTCTGTGGCCGGCGGACGAGGAGCGTCCGGACGTCAGCCGCCGCGAGGGCTTCCTGCCCGTGGCCCGCGCCGCGGCGGAGGCCGTGGCGGAGCCGGGTACGGAGGTGACGGCGGCGATGCCGACGGGGCCGAAGGGGCCATGGGCGCTGCTGAAGCGGCGCAAGCGCCGTCGGGTGCCGGAGCCGGGCCCTGTCTCCGTCCACCACCCGTCCCGGTCCGCCGAGAGGTGA
- a CDS encoding cystathionine beta-synthase, with the protein MQFHDSMISLVGNTPLVRLNNVTQGIQATVLAKVEYFNPGGSVKDRIALRMIEAAEESGALKPGGTIVEPTSGNTGVGLAIVAQQKGYKCIFVCPDKVSTDKINVLRAYGAEVVVCPTAVDPEHPDSYYNVSDRLVRETPGAWKPDQYSNPNNPLSHYHSTGPELWEQTEGKITHFVAGVGTGGTISGTGRYLKDASDGKVKVVGADPEGSVYSGGSGRPYLVEGVGEDFWPTAYDRTVADEIVAVSDKDSFQMTRRLAKEEGLLVGGSCGMAVVAALRVAERLGPDDVVVVLLPDSGRGYLSKIFNDEWLASYGFLEESEPAASVADVLKHKAGAIPKLVHMHPEETVGQAIEVLHEYGVSQMPVVKPGAGHPDVMAAEVVGSVVERDLLDALFTQRAALTDPLEKHMSSPLPQVGSGEPIEGLMAVLGRADAAIVLVEGKPTGVVTRQDLLAYMARTVQ; encoded by the coding sequence GTGCAATTCCACGACTCGATGATCAGCCTCGTCGGCAACACCCCGCTGGTGAGGCTCAACAACGTCACCCAGGGCATCCAGGCGACCGTCCTGGCCAAGGTGGAGTACTTCAACCCCGGCGGGTCCGTGAAGGACCGCATCGCCCTGCGCATGATCGAGGCGGCGGAGGAGAGCGGCGCGCTCAAGCCCGGGGGCACGATCGTCGAGCCGACCAGCGGCAACACCGGCGTCGGGCTCGCCATCGTGGCTCAGCAGAAGGGGTACAAGTGCATCTTCGTGTGCCCCGACAAGGTGAGCACCGACAAGATCAACGTCCTGCGGGCCTACGGCGCCGAGGTGGTCGTCTGCCCGACCGCCGTCGACCCCGAGCACCCGGACTCGTACTACAACGTCTCCGACCGCCTCGTCCGTGAGACGCCGGGCGCGTGGAAGCCCGACCAGTACTCCAACCCCAACAACCCGCTCTCCCACTACCACTCCACCGGCCCCGAGCTGTGGGAGCAGACGGAGGGGAAGATCACCCACTTCGTGGCGGGCGTCGGCACCGGCGGCACCATCTCCGGCACCGGCCGCTATCTGAAGGACGCCAGCGACGGCAAGGTCAAGGTCGTCGGCGCCGACCCGGAGGGCTCGGTCTACTCCGGCGGTTCCGGCCGGCCGTACCTCGTCGAGGGCGTCGGCGAGGACTTCTGGCCGACCGCCTACGACCGGACCGTCGCCGACGAGATCGTCGCCGTGTCCGACAAGGACTCCTTCCAGATGACCCGCCGCCTCGCCAAGGAGGAGGGCCTCCTCGTCGGCGGTTCCTGCGGCATGGCGGTCGTCGCCGCACTGCGCGTCGCCGAGCGCCTCGGCCCGGACGACGTGGTCGTCGTCCTCCTCCCCGACAGCGGGCGCGGCTACCTCTCGAAGATCTTCAACGACGAGTGGCTGGCGTCCTACGGCTTCCTCGAGGAGTCGGAGCCGGCCGCGAGCGTCGCGGACGTGCTGAAGCACAAGGCAGGCGCCATCCCCAAGCTCGTCCACATGCACCCGGAAGAGACGGTCGGCCAGGCCATCGAGGTGCTGCACGAGTACGGCGTCTCCCAGATGCCGGTGGTGAAGCCGGGCGCCGGGCATCCCGACGTCATGGCGGCCGAGGTGGTCGGTTCCGTCGTCGAACGGGATCTGCTGGACGCGCTGTTCACCCAGCGGGCCGCTCTCACCGACCCGCTGGAGAAGCACATGTCGTCGCCTCTGCCGCAGGTGGGATCCGGCGAGCCGATCGAAGGCCTCATGGCGGTCCTGGGCCGTGCGGACGCCGCGATCGTTCTGGTCGAGGGCAAGCCGACCGGAGTGGTGACGCGTCAGGACCTGCTGGCGTACATGGCACGCACGGTTCAGTAG
- a CDS encoding recombinase family protein, translating to MPGWSRSFLNPSLVSALEAGRTFEEWLGARIPGVDYARISADQSTRSAVLALGREAGTGVRHQHEDNIETAAAFGVAIVKFYEDNGLTAAQPTLVRPAFTEMVDALHYRRTTEGFPVQTLVAAEHERVWRLASDFARVRQAVTVTDDGLFIERQAVYDLRSKRSEDAVAGDGEVRRTKERIERHIRRRALDGGTPGGRRRFGWLPPDPRSGLKINMRKDPEEWPVLREMIESALHGTSWNDIARRLNARAIPTASGNRWSGSTVRQALTNPVMCGYRAIHGELLRDPADGAPVVGQWDAPASVAEWQALVELSRQRGAKRGTRLTNGSPRPGTEPSSLRKYLFSGYLRCGAARKDGSPCDSKMGGSARPTATNPANAVYLCAALDCGGTARSVRDVDRHLEALVLSLLDERHATLDFERPEWAGAPLLQRLVKERESLEHALRAGAPSDAGSLRRASDLEIRISGLEADRTKHHALRQDARGARPSSRWPGMSLEQRRAAVTTVLRSVTVLPLPPGRSRRAPFDVTLLRITALT from the coding sequence ATGCCCGGCTGGTCCAGGAGCTTCCTGAATCCCTCGCTCGTCTCGGCCCTGGAAGCCGGACGCACCTTCGAGGAGTGGCTGGGCGCCCGGATACCCGGAGTGGACTACGCCCGGATCAGCGCTGACCAGAGCACGCGGTCCGCCGTCCTGGCCCTGGGCCGAGAGGCCGGGACAGGCGTTCGCCACCAGCACGAGGACAACATCGAAACGGCAGCCGCGTTCGGCGTGGCCATCGTCAAGTTCTACGAAGACAACGGCCTGACGGCCGCGCAGCCGACTCTCGTACGACCGGCATTCACAGAGATGGTCGATGCCCTCCACTACCGAAGGACGACCGAGGGCTTTCCCGTCCAGACCCTCGTCGCCGCGGAACACGAACGCGTGTGGCGGCTGGCCTCGGACTTCGCGAGGGTCCGCCAGGCCGTCACCGTCACGGACGACGGACTGTTCATCGAGCGCCAAGCCGTCTACGACCTTCGTTCGAAGCGCAGCGAAGACGCTGTAGCCGGCGACGGCGAAGTACGGAGGACGAAGGAGCGCATCGAACGCCACATCCGGCGCCGCGCCCTCGACGGCGGGACACCAGGCGGTCGCCGACGCTTCGGTTGGCTCCCGCCCGACCCACGGTCAGGGCTCAAGATCAATATGCGCAAGGACCCCGAGGAGTGGCCCGTCCTCCGGGAGATGATCGAATCCGCGCTGCACGGCACGAGTTGGAACGACATCGCCAGGCGATTGAATGCCCGAGCCATCCCGACCGCGTCGGGAAACCGATGGAGCGGCTCAACCGTGCGCCAGGCCCTGACCAACCCTGTGATGTGCGGGTACCGGGCCATCCACGGGGAACTCCTCCGGGACCCCGCCGACGGTGCACCCGTGGTAGGCCAGTGGGACGCCCCCGCGAGCGTCGCGGAATGGCAGGCACTGGTGGAACTCTCCCGGCAGCGCGGCGCGAAGCGAGGCACCCGCCTGACGAACGGCAGCCCACGTCCGGGGACGGAGCCTTCAAGCCTCCGCAAGTACTTGTTCAGCGGGTACTTGCGCTGTGGCGCTGCCCGAAAGGACGGAAGCCCGTGCGACTCCAAGATGGGCGGTAGTGCCCGTCCGACCGCCACGAACCCAGCCAACGCCGTGTACCTGTGCGCCGCCCTGGACTGCGGAGGCACTGCACGCAGCGTTCGTGACGTCGACCGTCACCTCGAGGCTCTCGTCCTATCCCTGCTCGACGAACGTCACGCCACGCTCGACTTCGAACGGCCGGAATGGGCTGGGGCGCCGCTGCTGCAACGCCTGGTCAAGGAACGCGAATCCCTCGAGCACGCACTCCGCGCAGGCGCTCCGAGCGACGCCGGCTCCTTGCGGAGGGCATCCGACCTCGAGATCCGGATCTCAGGATTGGAGGCGGACCGGACGAAGCACCATGCCCTCCGACAGGACGCTCGGGGAGCCCGGCCGTCGTCGCGCTGGCCCGGGATGAGTCTTGAGCAGCGACGAGCAGCAGTCACCACCGTCCTGCGGTCCGTGACCGTCCTGCCCCTTCCGCCCGGCCGATCGCGCCGCGCCCCGTTCGACGTCACGCTCTTGCGGATCACCGCCTTGACGTGA
- a CDS encoding twin-arginine translocation signal domain-containing protein — protein MASNRRAFLAAGAVGALAAAPAANRHPSDPDTALAALLAGNRRYARGHAHHAQRRRDRRWTRRSSARSSTASRNWASAGPGARPRALRGDRGHPRPSAHRRPGPGHLELLVDEITPSARRTRALPGNWSEHTMTTHTRWVRDAIRADPAFREAQVAAARFDPDTGLVSLLP, from the coding sequence ATGGCCTCGAACCGCAGGGCCTTTCTGGCGGCCGGCGCCGTAGGTGCACTGGCCGCCGCCCCCGCCGCGAACCGCCACCCGTCCGACCCCGACACGGCCCTGGCCGCACTGCTCGCCGGCAACCGGCGCTACGCCCGCGGCCACGCCCACCATGCACAACGACGGCGGGACAGACGCTGGACGAGGCGGTCCTCGGCTCGATCCAGTACGGCGTCGAGGAACTGGGCATCCGCTGGTCCTGGTGCTCGGCCACGAGCGCTGCGGGGCGATCGCGGCCACCCTCGACCATCTGCGCACCGGCGCCCCGGTCCCGGCCATCTGGAGCTCCTGGTCGACGAGATCACACCGTCCGCCCGCCGCACCCGCGCCCTGCCGGGCAACTGGTCCGAGCACACGATGACGACCCACACCCGCTGGGTACGGGACGCGATCAGGGCCGACCCCGCCTTCCGGGAGGCCCAGGTGGCGGCGGCCCGCTTCGACCCCGACACCGGGCTCGTCTCCCTCCTGCCCTGA
- a CDS encoding ABC transporter substrate-binding protein — translation MNRRTLLGGLFAAASVPALTACAGGITSLDGEGSTSGGGGSSKDGVTIGTANFTENQVLGYLYAAVLQQAGVTVKVRPNLGTREILIPALKGGDIDLLPEYQGALLHYLDPKATATEEGAMQNALAVALPTGLQVLPYGMAEDSDAFVVTQETARKYGLTSLADLRKQNGKLVIGAAPEVKKRQVGAVGLKEVYGVEFKEFKSLDSSGPLVKGALKKGDVDVANLFTTDTDIQANDWVVLTDPKNLIPGQHIVPLIADRVADSPVRKALARLGNVLTTAQLTELNRQVDKDKKDPEDVANAYAKQHGLA, via the coding sequence ATGAACCGACGCACTCTCCTCGGCGGCCTCTTCGCAGCGGCCTCCGTCCCCGCCCTCACCGCCTGCGCCGGCGGCATCACCTCCCTCGACGGCGAAGGGTCCACCTCCGGTGGCGGCGGCTCCAGCAAGGACGGAGTCACCATCGGCACCGCCAACTTCACCGAGAACCAGGTCCTCGGCTACCTCTACGCGGCCGTCCTTCAGCAGGCCGGCGTGACGGTGAAGGTCCGCCCCAACCTCGGCACCCGCGAGATCCTCATCCCGGCCCTCAAGGGCGGCGACATCGACCTCCTGCCCGAGTACCAGGGCGCCCTCCTGCACTACCTCGACCCCAAGGCGACGGCGACCGAGGAGGGCGCGATGCAGAACGCCCTCGCCGTCGCGCTCCCCACCGGGCTCCAGGTGCTGCCGTACGGCATGGCGGAGGACTCGGACGCCTTCGTCGTCACCCAGGAGACCGCGAGGAAGTACGGCCTCACCTCCCTCGCCGACCTGAGGAAGCAGAACGGCAAGCTGGTGATCGGCGCGGCACCGGAGGTGAAGAAGCGCCAGGTGGGTGCCGTAGGACTCAAGGAGGTCTACGGCGTGGAGTTCAAGGAGTTCAAGTCGCTGGACTCCTCCGGTCCGCTGGTCAAGGGCGCCCTGAAGAAGGGCGACGTGGACGTGGCGAACCTGTTCACCACGGACACCGACATCCAGGCCAACGACTGGGTGGTCCTGACCGACCCCAAGAACCTCATTCCCGGCCAGCACATCGTCCCGCTCATCGCCGACCGGGTCGCCGACTCCCCCGTCCGCAAGGCCCTCGCCCGCCTCGGCAACGTCCTCACCACGGCCCAGCTCACCGAGCTCAACCGCCAGGTGGACAAGGACAAGAAGGACCCGGAGGACGTGGCGAACGCGTACGCGAAGCAGCACGGGCTGGCCTGA
- a CDS encoding ABC transporter permease, giving the protein MFELFKNLGTWLTSGASWSGPDGIAHRLAEHLQYSLLATLIAAAIGLPLGLLIGHTGKGAFVAINLASFGRALPTVGLVVLVFLAGGLSMLPVYVALVALAVPAIVTNTYAGMTAVDPDVRDAARGQGMRGHQVLLQVELPLALPLIMTGLRLALIQVVATATIAAYVSFGGLGRYVFDGLAQRDLVQVLGGAVLVAAIAVVLDLALSGLQRFLFRHRTA; this is encoded by the coding sequence ATGTTCGAACTCTTCAAGAACCTCGGCACATGGCTGACCAGCGGCGCGAGCTGGTCCGGCCCGGACGGTATCGCCCACCGCCTCGCCGAGCACCTCCAGTACTCGCTCCTGGCCACCCTCATCGCGGCCGCCATCGGCCTGCCGCTCGGCCTCCTCATCGGCCACACCGGCAAGGGCGCGTTCGTCGCCATCAACCTCGCGTCCTTCGGGCGGGCGCTGCCGACCGTCGGCCTGGTCGTGCTGGTCTTCCTGGCCGGCGGCCTTTCGATGCTGCCGGTGTACGTCGCCCTGGTCGCCCTCGCGGTCCCGGCGATCGTCACCAACACCTACGCGGGGATGACGGCGGTCGACCCGGACGTGCGCGATGCCGCCCGCGGCCAGGGCATGCGCGGCCACCAGGTCCTGCTCCAGGTCGAGCTGCCCCTCGCGCTCCCCCTGATCATGACCGGCCTGCGCCTCGCGCTCATCCAGGTCGTCGCCACGGCGACCATCGCCGCGTACGTCTCCTTCGGCGGCCTCGGCCGCTACGTCTTCGACGGCCTGGCCCAGCGCGACCTCGTCCAGGTGCTGGGCGGCGCGGTGCTGGTCGCCGCGATCGCCGTGGTGCTGGACCTCGCCCTCTCCGGCCTCCAGCGCTTCCTCTTCCGCCACCGCACCGCATAG